A portion of the Bacillota bacterium genome contains these proteins:
- a CDS encoding ABC transporter permease, with protein MSVFLGLLENVLEEGLIYGIMAMGVYITYTILDFPDLSVDGTFPLGACITAALITSGVNPWLSCVIAFFCGALAGSVTGIIHVRLKVTDLLSGILVMTALWSVNLVVTRGSSVLPFYNKPTIFNSGIAKLFPHEVYTHRIVIIALLCVLIVKLTLDWYLKTKSGLLLRAAGDNAQYVTSLAKNQGNVKILGLAIGNGCTALAGSVLAQQTESANIVSGTGMVVMALASVIIGTTVFKRVRIIKQTTMAVLGAIIYKACLSIAMQLGLPTNFLKMLMAVLFTAALVSNNLFSKGKGDQNGDKTRL; from the coding sequence ATGTCAGTGTTTCTCGGTTTGCTGGAAAATGTCCTCGAAGAGGGACTTATATACGGCATCATGGCAATGGGTGTATATATTACATATACCATACTTGACTTTCCTGACTTATCAGTTGACGGAACGTTTCCGCTTGGTGCCTGTATCACAGCTGCACTGATAACATCTGGCGTTAACCCCTGGCTTTCTTGTGTAATTGCCTTTTTCTGTGGTGCTCTTGCTGGATCCGTAACCGGAATAATACATGTAAGGCTTAAAGTTACTGACCTTTTGTCTGGTATTCTTGTTATGACAGCTCTTTGGTCTGTAAATTTAGTTGTTACAAGAGGAAGCTCAGTCCTTCCGTTTTACAATAAACCGACAATTTTTAATTCCGGCATCGCAAAACTTTTTCCGCATGAAGTGTATACACACAGAATTGTAATAATAGCTTTACTTTGCGTTTTGATTGTTAAACTTACACTTGATTGGTACCTAAAGACAAAATCAGGATTATTGCTTCGTGCGGCAGGCGATAATGCGCAGTATGTAACATCACTTGCAAAAAATCAGGGCAATGTGAAGATTTTGGGGCTTGCTATCGGTAACGGATGTACTGCTCTTGCGGGAAGCGTATTAGCCCAACAGACTGAATCTGCAAACATTGTCAGCGGAACAGGAATGGTCGTTATGGCACTTGCTTCCGTCATTATCGGAACGACTGTTTTCAAGCGTGTTCGTATAATAAAACAGACAACTATGGCGGTGCTAGGCGCGATAATATATAAGGCATGTCTTTCAATCGCTATGCAGCTAGGGCTTCCGACAAACTTCCTGAAAATGCTTATGGCTGTTCTATTTACCGCTGCTCTTGTTTCAAACAATCTGTTCTCAAAAGGAAAGGGTGATCAAAATGGCGATAAAACAAGACTTTGA